ACTTCGCTGCAAGGCGCATCGCGACGCTGCGTTGCGGAAGGACATGCCCGACCGCCAACGGAAGCCAACTTCATCATATCCGTCTGTCACAAATTGACCATCGCCATGCCGCGCTCGTCGTAGCGGTCGCCCGCGACCGCATGTGAAGCGACGGCGGTTTCGATGGCTTTGAGATCGGCCGGTGTCAGCGCGATGTCGGCGGCTTTGATATTTTCCTCGAGCCGCGTGCGCTTGGTCGTGCCGGGGATCGGCACGATCCAGGGTTTTTGCGCCAGTAGCCAGGCCAGCGCGATCTGCGCCGGCGTTGCGCCTTTCTCGTCGGCGATGGCTTTGAGACTATCGACAAGCGGCGCATTCTTGCGCAGCGCATCAGCCTGGAAGCGCGGATTGGTCTTGCGCCAATCGTCATCGGCGAACTGCGTGTCGGCGGAAAATGTACCGGCGAGGAAGCCGCGGCCGAGCGGACTATAGGGCACAAAGCCAATGCCGAGTTCTTCGAGCGTCGGGAGTACCTCTTTCTCCGGCCCATGTGTCCAAAGCGAATATTCGCTCTGCACCGCCGCGACGGGATGCACCGCATGCGCCCGGCGGATCGTCGCCGCGCCCGCCTCCGAAAGGCCGAAATGCTTCACCTTGCCGGCCTTGACGAGATCGGCAACGGCGCCCGCCACATCCTCGATCGGCACGTTGGGATCGACGCGATGCTGGTAAAGGAGATCGATATGATCGGTGCGCAGGCGCTTCAACGACGCGTCGGCGACTTCCTTGATATGCGCGGGCTTGCTGTTTAGCCCGACGGGGCGACCGCTTTGCGGATCGAGCGCGAAGCCGAATTTTGTCGCGATCTTCACTCTGTCGCGCAGCGGCGCCAGAGCCTCGCCGACCAGCTCTTCGTTGGTGAGTGGGCCATAGACTTCAGCCGTATCGAAAAAGGTGACGTCGATCTCGACCGCGTGGCGGATGAGTGCGACCAGCTCGGCATGGTCGCCGGGGGCGCCATAGGCCCAGGTCATCCCCATGCAGCCGAGGCCCAGCGCCGAGACTTCGAGGCCGCTTTTTCCCAAGGTACGCTTTTGCATGATCGGTAACTCCTTTGACCTTGCGCTCTTGTCACGAACTTAGAAGCAATTGTGCGGCTTTTCAGACGTCACACGGCGACGTGATCGCTCGGATGACGTTGGCTCGTCAGGAAACGACATAGCCGCCATCGGCCAAAAGGCCGTGACCGGACACGAACGTTGAATCATCCGAGGCAAGAAACGCCACGACCTTCGCCATTTCTTCGGATGTTCCCGTGCGGCCGGGCACGGAGGCCGCACCGAAATCTTTCTTGGCTTGTTCGGATGGCCAGATGCGATCCTGAAACGGCGTATCGATGAGGCCCGGACAGAGCGCGTTGACACGCACGCCCTGTCTGAACCATTCGATCGAGGCCGTCTTGGTCAGGCCGAGAACGGCATGTTTGCTGGCGATATAGAGCGCAGCATTGGCGAAGCCGATGACACCGCCCATCGAGGCATTGTTGATGATCGAGCCACGGCCTTGCGCGAGCATCGCCCTAGCTTCGTGTTTCATCGACCAGAAGACGCCACGCACGTTAGCGTTGAAGATCGTGTCATAGGTTTCATTCGTCTGATCGACGAACGGCGAAAACGCGCCTTCTGTGCCGGCGTTATTGAAGGCAACATCGATCCGGCCATAAGTCGCGACCGCCTTGGCGACGAGGTCGATCACGTCATTTTCTTTATTGATGTCGGCGACAATTCCGGTCGCCTCGAAGCCGTCTTTCTTGATCTCGGCGACGAGCGTTTCGATTTCGGCGCGGCGTCGCGCGCTGGCGACGACCTTTGCGCCACGTCGGGCGAGTTCGAGCGTCGTCGCGCGTCCAATGCCGGAACTTGCACCGGTGACGAGGGCGACTTTGCCGTCGAGCGTTCTCAGGGGATTGTTGCTCATCGCGTTCTCCACATTGTGGATCGGCGGAAGCTCCCGCCGGCTGGCGTACGATCTAGCGCCATCAGATAAATGCGATAAGATGCATAATCATCTCTATAGTGATGAACCTAGAACAGCAATTTCCGACCCATGCACGGATCAGAACTCGCCGAACTTGCCGCCTTTCTGGCGGTGGCGCGCCATAACAGCTTCCGCAAGGCGGCCGTCGAGCGCAGGGTCGCGGCGTCGGCTATCAGCCATTCCATCCGCAATATTGAAACGCGGGTCGGTGTAAGGCTCTTTCATCGCACGACGCGCAGCGTTTCGCTCACGGATGCAGGCGCACGCTTTCTCGCAGAATTGCAACCGGCGTTCGAGCAGATCGATGCGGCGCTCGAAGGTCTCAACGCCTTCCGCGGCACGCCGTTCGGAACGGTGCGGCTGAACATTCCCAATTCCATCGCGCCCTTCGTGTTGCAGGATGTGATCGGCCCATTGCTTCAGGAAAATCCCGGCCTCAATCTCGATATTGTTGCGACCGACAGGCTCGTCGACATTGCCAAGGATGGATTCGATGCCGGCATCCGCTTCGGCGAAAATCTAAGCCAGGATATGATCGCGGTCCGGATCAAGTCGCGGCTGCGCTTCGCTGTTGTGGGGTCGCCGGATTATTTTAATGGCCGCAAGAAACCGCATACGCTGGCCGATCTCAAGGATCATTCCTGCATCCGTTATCGTTTCCCGAGCGGCGCAATCTTCAATTGGGAATTCGAACGCGACGGCGAACTCGTTCATGTCGAAGTGAACGGGCCGCTTACGCTCGACAGTCAGGATTTGATGATCGAAGCGGCGCTGCAAGGTTGTGGCCTCGCTTTTGTTTTCGATTATCGCATCGAGCCGCATCTCGCCTCAGGCGCATTGATCCGATGCCTGGAGGATTGGTGCGCGACGGATGACAGCCTGTTTCTTTATTATCCGAGCCGCCACTACGTCTCGGCCGGGCTGCGCGCGTTGATCGACAAGCTCAAATGATCAGCCGAATTCGCCGTAGCCGCGGGCCATCGCCGCGGCGAAACCGAGCAGCGGCACAAAAAGCGCGAGTTCGAGATGGAGGTAGAAACGCGCTCGCTTGATCTCCTCATCGTTTGGCGGCGTGCCGGCCTTGCGCCAGCGCAGATAGGCGAGGGTGGGCGGAATCGACGCCAAGCCGATTAACGCGAATGTGCCGATTTTCGCCCAGAAGAATCCGTTGTGCGCGTAATAATGCCAGCCCTTCGCCGCGAAGATCGCGCGACTGAAGCCAACGAGGATAATCAGACCGGCGACGATCCCGTAAATCAGATCGAGCCTCGCGAGACGCGTCAGGCCGTCGCCGCCGAGGCCCGGGCGCAACACGAAAAATTCGGCAAAGACGATGCCGAAGAGACTGAAGACGAGCAGATGATGCGCGATGGCGACCGTGAGATCGAGCATGGCAATTCGTCTCGCGAGGGTCCGCTACTTTTTAACGAAGTATAATGGCGCGGCCAAGCTAGGCCGCATCGCAATGACTCGGAAAGAGTTTCTAAATATATATTTGTCGAGAAAATTTTCTCGGGAGGTTAGATTTGAAGCGTGTCACGGCGAATGATTTCGATTTCACGGGCGCGCCGCTTTTCCGGAAAACCGCGACGATCCCGGTCGCGAGTGTCGTGTTTGGGAAGGGCGGCGAAAAAGTCGTCACGCTCCAATCGGGAGCGGCCGGACAATTCGCAGAGACGATCAATATCGCCCAGCTTGGGGACGCCATTGTGACCCGCAGCGCGGGCGATTCCTACATTCCCAAGAAGTTCAGTAACAATTTCGAAATCAACCCCGGTAATTCCAACGAATATCGATCGAAGAATTTTGGCCGCGCGATCTTTCAGGAAGAGGATTTCGTCATTATGGCGCCGTGGGGTGAAGACCAGACGATTGCGGCAGGCGGCGTCGTCTTTCAGAGTCTCGTGGGCGACTCGCCGGAGGTCTACGGCAATCAAGGTCACAGTTTCGAAGCCGATTACGCGAGGGAAGCCGCCGATGGCGCATTGCTGCCGCTAACTTTGCCTCTCAAAACACAATTGCAATGGGCGAACGACAAGGGCGAGATCGTACACCTTTCCGACATTCGCGCGCGTGCTGTCTATGCGCGCGAAATGGTGACTGACGAGAAGAAGTCGGCGGAAGTCTTCAGCGAAATTATTCGTGTAGCTGATATTGCAATCTTGCTTCTCAAATAAAAGCGTCGCTGCTATCTCCTAACAGCACCATGCCAAGCTCGTACTCTTCCGCTTGAACCATTCCGAGCGTTTCCTGCACCACGCGCCTCGGCGCCACTAGAAACGATCGATATGGAACAAATTCCTGCTCGAGATTCACCACTGCACTTCCTAGATATCGCAGAAATGCAAAGTCCCCTTCGGTGAATTCGCAAAATTCCTTAAGCTTCAAGGCGGTGGGAAGGGGACACCCCTTGGGACCACCGAGAACATTAACAATAAGTTTGATGCCTTTCTCTTCTTTTATCTCGGTCTCAAAGGGTTTCATGATCCAAAAAGATCTTTTTCTTTTGGGATTCTCGTTCCTAAATAACTCACAGCTCGACGAATACTTTCGTAAAAGATCGTAGATTTCGATATTTCCTGTCAGTCGGCATTGAATATCGAACTCCGAATCCAAGGCCTTCGCCCGCGCGATGTTGGTAAAATGGCGCATGCCGCATCTTTGAGCGACATACGCGTCTTATCAAGACGATCAATACGTACATAGTTTCGGAATTCTAACTTTCAGCGCTGGCGAGCGCCGGTTCATTTTCTTTTTCCAGTACGTCTTTCACGCTTGCACGGATCAATTTTGACAGCGCCGCAATCGCGGCGCGGCGCGGGTGACTTGGCCGGAAGATAAGGCGCACGCGGCGACGCGCCTTGGTGCCGCTCAACCGTCGCGCGACAAGGTTGCCGGGCAGGGGCTCTTCCTGCCGCAGCGCGAGTGCCGGAAACAACGTCATGCCATAGCCGGCGGCCGCCATATGCAGCAGCGTTTTCAGGCTCGTCGCGCGCATGTCGGCGATCGCGGCTTCGGCATCGCGCGGTGGTCCGCAAAGTTCGAGTGCCTGGTCGCGCAGACAATGGCCATCGGTCAGAAGCAGCAAAGATTGCGGATCGATGTCGGCGATGCCGATCTTGTTTCGCGCGGCGAGCGGATTGTCCTGGTCGAGCACGAGCCAGAAATCCTCGTCGAACAACGTCTCGGTCTGGAGAGCAGGGGTCTCAGGGTCGGAGGCGATGATCGCCGCATCGAGCTTGCCTGCCGAGACGAGTTCGATGAGCCGGACGGTCAAGTCTTCGACGAGCACGAGACGTAGCGCGCGCAGCCCCTGCTGCGCGGCCGGCAACGCGTAGGGCATGAGATAGGGCCCGAGCGTCGGGATGACGCCTAGATGCAGCGGCCCGGCCAGCGGATCGCGTGCCGATGCCGCGACAGAGACGATGTCTTCCGCGGCGGCCAGAGCGCGCCGGGCATGATCGAGAATTTGGCCGCCCGGCGCGGTCGGGCGCACCGTATGGCCGACACGCTCGAAAATGGCGAGGCCGAGTTCTTCCTCGAGTTTGCGGATTTGTCCCGAGAGTGTTGGTTGACTGACGTTGCACGCCTCGGCGGCGCGGCCGAAATGGCCAAAGTCAGCAACGGCAACGATGTAGCGAAGATCACGCAGGTTCATGTGTCCCCACGAAGTTTGAAGTTATTTTGACCGCCATTGGCACTGCCTATCAAATTAAATGGAATTATCGATTGGATCAATATCTTCCGAGCGCCTAGTTTCGCGCTACGCCACAGTTATCGAACGAGGCCGGAGGGATAGATGGACGACAAAGTTCAAAGCAGCGCGGGTGAATGCCCGTACCCGCACACAACGCCTCGGCAGAGGTCCAATCGCGACTGGTGGCCGGATCAGCTGAACCTGAAGATCCTTCACCAGAACTCGCCATCGTCCGATCCCTTGGACGAAACGTTCGACTACCGTGAGGAATTCAAAAAGCTCGATTATGAGGCGCTGAAGAACGATCTGCGCAAACTGATGACCGACTCGCAAGATTGGTGGCCGGCAGACTTCGGCAATTATGGGCCGGCCTTCATCCGTATGGCGTGGCACAGTGCTGGCACCTACCGGCTGAGTGACGGCCGTGGTGGTGCCGGTCGCGGCCAGCAGCGTTTCGCGCCGCTCAATTCTTGGCCGGACAACGTGCTGATCGACAGGTATCGCCGGCTGCTCTGGCCGATCAAGCAGAAATACGGGCAGAAGATTTCCTGGGCGGACCTGCTGGTCCTTACCGGCAATGTGGCGCTGGAGACCATGGGCTTTCGTACGTTCGGCTTTGCCGGCGGTCGGGAAGATACCTGGGAACCCGATCAGGACATCAACTGGGGTTCCGAGACAACCTGGCTGGCTCACCGGCCGCTCGATAGCTTCAAGGACCCCCTCAGCGCCACCGAGATGGGCCTGATCTACGTCAATCCGGAAGGTCCGAACGCCAACGGCGACCCGCTTTCTGCGGCGGCATTCATCCGCGAAACCTTCAAGCGCATGGCGATGAACGACGAGGAAACCGTCGCGCTGATCGGCGGCGGCCACACCTTCGGAAAGACCCACGGCGCCGCGCCCGAGTCCCACAAGGGGCCAGCTCCGGAAGCCGCCGGCCTGGAGGCGCAGGGATTGGGCTGGATCAGCGACTACGGCACCGGGTCCGGCGCAGACGCCGTCGGGAGCGGTCTGGAAGTCATCTGGACGCAGACGCCGGCGCAGTGGAGCAACTTCTTCTTCGAGAATCTGTTCAAGTACGAATGGGTTCAGACCCGCAGTCCTGGCGGTGCCATCCAGTGGGAGGCCAAGGACGCCGGGGAGGTCATTCCCGACGCGCACGATCCGTCAAAGAAGCGCAAGCCGACCATGCTGACCACCGATCTGTCGCTGCGCGTCGACCCGGTCTATGAGAAGATATCGCGCCGCTTCCTGGAGAACCCGCAGGCCTTCGCCGAAGCGTTTGCCCGCGCCTGGTTCAAGCTGACGCATCGCGACCTTGGGCCCCGTACGCGCTATCTCGGCCCGGAAGTGCCCAAGGAAGTGCTGATCTGGCAGGATCCGGTACCCGCCGTCGATCATCCCTTGATCGATGACTCCGACGCTGCCGTACTCAAGGTCAAGGTGCTTGCCTCGGGTCTGACCGTGTCCGAGCTGGTCGGTACCGCCTGGGCCTCGGCCTCCACCTTCCGCGGCGGCGACAAGCGCGGCGGGGCGAACGGTGCGCGCATCCGCCTTGCACCGCAGAAAGACTGGGAGGCCAACCAGCCGGCCCAGTTGACAAAGGTGCTGCATGCGCTCGAAGCGATCCAAAAGGAGTTCAACGCCTCACAGGCCAGCGGAAAGAAAATTTCGCTCGCCGACCTGATCGTTATCGGCGGCAACGCTGCGATTGAGAAAGCCGCGAAGGATGCCGGACACGATGTGAAGGTTCCCTTTGCGCCCGGCCGAACCGACGCCTCGCAGGAGGAGACGGATGTCCATTCCTTCGCCGGACTTGAACCGGCCGCGGATGGCTTCCGCAACTATGAGAAGGCCGGGCTTGCGGTGCCCGCCGAGGTGGTTCTGATCGACAAGGCGCAACTGCTGACCCTGACCGCGCCCGAACTGACCGTGCTGATCGGCGGTCTGCGCGCGATCAACATCAATGTCGACGGCTCCACTCACGGCGTTTTCACTGATCGGCCGGGCCTGCTGACCAATGACTTCTTCGTCAACCTGCTGGATATGCGCATGCAGTGGAAGGCGGTATCGGACGCCAGCGACGTGTTCGAAGGACGCGATCGGAGGACGCACGACGTCAAGTGGACCGGCACGCGTGTCGATCTGGTCTTCGGTTCGCACGCGCAGCTGCGTGCCCTTGCGGAGGTTTATGCCAGCGCCGACGCGCAGAAGAAGTTCGTGCATGACTTCGTCGCGGCCTGGAACAAGGTGATGAATGCCGATCGCTTTGACCTTGCCTGATTTCGGTCGCCCGTAAGGGTAGCCAACGAGCCCCCACGCTGGACCGGACTTTGCCGAAGTCCACCGGCGTGAGCCGCCCGCCTATGGCGGCGCGCAGCCGCGGGTCGTCCCCCCGCGGCTGCTGCTTTTCTTGGGCAGACGGAAAACGGCAGCGGCTCTGGCGTTTGCTGCCTTGCCTTCCCACATCGGGGACACTATAAGCACCCCCATTCCACACGCGGAATTCGCGGCCCTGCCTTAAGGTCCGCACCCGGTGGCTTCCGGCGGCAACGCCGGCCAGCCTGACTTTCCGCGGCGGCTCAACCGGAGAAGAAGACCTATGTCGTTGCCTGATTTTTCCATGCGTGGACTCCTTGAGTCCGGCGCTCATTTCGGCCACCAATCGCATCGCTGGAACCCGAAAATGGCGCCCTATATTTATGGCGCCCGCAATAACATCCACATCATCGACCTCGCGCAGACGGTGCCGTTGCTGCATCAGGCGCTGAAGGCGGTGTCGGACACGGTAGCCCGCGGCGGCCGTGTGCTCTTCGTGGGCACCAAGCGCCAGGCGCAGGATGCCATCGCCGATGCAGCGAAGCGCTCGGCCCAATATTACATCAATTCGCGTTGGCTCGGCGGCATGCTGACCAATTGGAAGACGATCTCGGGTTCGATCCAGCGTCTGCGCAAGGTCACTGAGACGCTTGAGACGGGCGGGCAGGGCCTTACCAAGAAGGAGCGCCTGATGCTGTCGCGCGAGCGCGACAAGCTCGAAAAGGCGCTTGGCGGCATCAAGGATATGGGCGGCACGCCGGATCTGATCTTCGTCATCGACACGAACAAGGAGCAATTGGCGATCAAGGAAGCGGCGCGGCTTCATATTCCTGTCGCGGCTATTCTTGATACCAATTCCGATCCGGACGGGATCACCTTCCCGATTCCCGGTAACGACGACGCGGGGCGCGCCATCACCCTTTATTGCGATCTCGTCGCGCGCGCGGCTATCGACGGCATTTCCCGCAGCCGCGGCGAGTCGGGTCTCGATATCGGCGCCGAAGTGACGCCGATCGCCGAGGATTTGCCGGAGCCCGTCGCGTCGGATGCCGATGTGAAGACCGAGCATTTCGAATTGCTCGCCGCCCCGCGCGGCGCGCCGGACGATCTGGCGAAACTCCATGGCGTCGGCCCGCAGGTGGTCAAGAAGCTCAATGACGCCGGCGTTTTCCATTATTGGCAGATTGCCGCGCTCACGCCGGACGAGACCAAGAAGCTCGATCAAGACCTGAAGCTAAGTGGCAAGATCGAGCGCGACGGTTGGATTGAGCAGGCGAAGAGCCTGACCGCTGCGGAATAAGAGACCCTTTCAACCAAGGCAGATGCGGTGTTCCGTGTCTGCTTCGCTCTTATCGAATTGATTGAAGGATGAAGCCAATGGCGAATGTCACGGCGGCACTGGTGAAAGAGCTGCGCGAAAAGACTGGCGCCGGAATGATGGATTGCAAGACGGCGCTTTCGGAATCGAATGCCGATCTTGAGGCTGCAGTCGATTGGCTGCGCAAGAAGGGTCTCTCGAAGGCCGCGAAGAAGTCCGGCCGCGTCGCGGCCGAGGGTCTGATCGCTCTTGCCGTCGATGGCAATAAGGGCGTTGCGGTCGAGGTCAATTCGGAGACCGATTTCGTTGCCCGCAACGAGGACTTCCAGAAGATCGCGCGCAACATTGCCGAGGTCGCGCTTAAGAGCGGCCTGACCGATGTCGAGGCGTTGAAAGCGGCGGCCTATCCTGATGGCGGCAGCGTTGCCGAGGCAATCACCACTGGTGTCGCAACGATTGGCGAGCATATCAATTTGCGCCGTGCCGCCGCGGTCGAGGTCGGCCAGGGCGTCATCGGTTCCTACGTGCATACGCCGGTTGCCGACCGTCTTGGCAAGATCGGCGTGCTCGTCGGTCTCGAATCCTCCGGCAAGACCGATGTTCTGGCGCCGCTCGCGCGCCTGATTGCTCTGCATGTCGCCGCGGCGAGCCCGCTCGCGGTTGATGCATCGGGCATCGATCCCGAAGTCGTCGCGCGCGAGAAAAAGGTGCTGGCCGAAAAGAATGCCGGCAAGCCTGCGCATGTGCTGGAGAAGATCGTCGAATCGGGCCTCAAGACCTATTACAAAGAGGTCACGCTGCTCGAACAGCCCTCGATCCATGCCGAGCATAGCAACAAGACCATTGGTCAGGTGCTGAAAGAGGCGGAGGGTGCGGCCGCTGCGCCAGTGATGCTGAAGGCCTTCGTGCGCTATGCGCTTGGCGAAGGCATCGAGAAGCAGGAATCGGACTTTGCTGCTGAAGTCGCCGCTGCTTCGGGCCAAGGGTAAGGCGTTCGCGCCTTACTTTTTCTTTGCAGGCCTTTTCTTCACAGGCTTGATCGTTTTCTTCGCGACCTTTCGCGGCGTTTTCGTCGGTGTTGCCGCCACAACCTTTTTAACGATCATCGCTTTTTTGCCGCGTCGGCGGCTCGCCAGAATCTCGGCGAGCGAGACCGGACGGTAATCAAAGACATCGATTCCGACATCATATTGACGCGGCAATTCTTTCAGCTTGCCATGCGAATGGCCGTGAATGTCGATGGCACCCTTGGCGCTGCGGTGCCATGTCCGGAATGGATAATGACAGAGCACCAGGAAGCGGTTGTCGATTACGAGTTCGGCGTAATGTGAGATGCTCGCCCACGTCTTGCTGGCAGTCACCGCGGGCGAATCGTTATTGCCAATGATGAGATGTTTGCGGCCGTTCAGCGCTGCGAGCCACGATTCGACGGCTGTTGCGTCCATGGTCACCGCGAAATCGCCGAGATGATAGACGTCATCGTCGGGGCCGACCACGGCATTCCAGCGCGCAATCAGCGCGGCGTCATGCTCGCCGATCGACTTGAACGGGCGCTTGTCGACGCGAATGCGGCGGGCGTCGCCGAAATGTGTGTCGCTGGTGAAGAAGAAAGCCATCGCGTCCCGATATAGCAAACGAGCCGCCGCAGCGCGCGGCAGCTCGTCAATTTAACACGTCATCGGGCGTCTTAAAGAAAGACTGGTGGGTTGTCCGCCAGTCCTAAAGTCTAATAAGCGTGGCTTAGTATTTGGCCACGAGCGGTGGGGACGGTGGCGGCGCGTCGTTCAGCGTCATCTTCAGCCCGACCATCGCTTCGAACGGCGGCGCGACCGTGATCGCACGCGCGTCCGCGGAGCAGAACAGGCCAGCGTCGCAAACGCCGGGCGCTGCGCCGTTCACCTGATTCTGGGTCGAATCGGTCTCGTACAGCGACCCGTAGGTCGCGCCGCGGAAGTTAAGCGCGTTGTTGATCAGACCGTAGATCTGGACGTCTTTGTTGACTTGGTACGATGTCCTCAGATCGAGCGTTGCGAAGCCGGGAATTTTCGGCAGCGCGTTGATCTCGTCGCCAAAATAATACTGGCTCGAGCGATAGACCACGTCGCCGCCGACCTTCCAGCCCGGCAGAACCTCGTAATCGATGCCGAACTTGAACTTATTGGTGGGGATGCCTGGGAGGTTGTCGCCCGATTCCACCTGAATATTGCCGTTACCATCGGCGAACGGATTGTTCGGCGAGGACAAGAGCACCGGCGTCAGGAACTTCGCCTGAATGTAGGAATAGTTGGCGTAAACGTCCCAGCGGGCCGTCGTATAGGTGGCGCCGACATCGACACCCTCGCGCAGTGTATCGCCGGCATTGGTGTAGGAGCCAAAGCCCGTGACAAGGCTCGGAACGCTGTAGATGTCGTTCTGATTCTCGGTGTGGTAGCCGGCGATGCTCCAGTCAAGCCGACCAGGTGCCCATGACCAGTTGATCGCGTTGCTGCCCTTGAAGCCCGCTTCGACGGTGCGCGCGACGATCTGCTGCAACGGCGGGTCGGCAACGAGGAAATTGTCGATCTGACAAGGATGATCCGGGCTGGAGCAGCCGAGTTCGAGCGGTGTCGGAGTGCGGTTGGCTTCCGAATAGCTCGCATAGACCGAAATATCCGGTGTGATCTTAAAGGTCGCGCCGACGACCGGGTTGATACGGTTGAAATTATGCGAGCCGGTCAGGTCCGGGTTTTCGCCGGACTCGTCGGTCAATGAGATAATCGCATCGTTGAACCGCGCCCCGGCATGGAGGCTCAATCTGTCGGTGATGTCGAAGTTATCGAGCACATAGATGCCGATATAGGTGTTCTGCGTTCTGACATCCGCGGGGGAAATGTCGTCGTCCGGCTCGTTGATGGATTCGTTCGTGAACGGAACGACGAAATTGGCAGGCAATGTACCGAGCGTGCTGCTGCCAGTGAAATGCGTCCAGCCATTGTCGACGCTGACGCCGGCGGTGATCGTATTGTTATGACCGAAGATTTTGTCGGTGTCGGTGAGCTGCCCGGTTGCGCCAGTGCTCAGCGTGCGCGTCCAGTTGCTGTCGATCTCACCCAAGGGCTGGCCGTCAGGCGCGCCGGTCCCCGCGAGCGGATCGGCGAGATCGGGTACAAGGTCGCCATCGTTACAGACGTGATCGCCAGCCTCCCCGGAGGAGGCTGTGCAATGGTAGAAATCGCTGATGTTGCCGTCGTGATGCGCCTGCGCGTAGCTACGGAAATAGGCGTTGCCGTTGAACGTCAGCGTCGGGGTGATATGCGTTTCATCCGACAGCGTGATCATCTCCGCCGTCGTGTTGGTTGTCTGCGGCGTCGTGAAGACGGCGGACCGATTTTCATTGGCGAGTTCGAGCGGCGTCGTGCCGGCAACGCCGAGCCCATCGGCCCCACCTGTCATGCTCAAATGGAGTTCGCTGTTCCAGGCACGGTAGCCGATGTCGCCATAGGCGCGCTCGGCATCCGATTGGCCGAAATAGCGGAAGCCATTGGTGCGAACCCCATCGACATCGACGTAATAGGCCCAATCGCCCTTGTTGACACCGTATTGGGCCGAGCCCTGGGCGGTATAATCCATGCCGCCCTGGAGATCGACTTCCGTACCCTGCCAGGTGAAGCCGTTCTTCATTTTCATGACGACGGCGCCCGCAAGGGCGTTGAGACCGAAGACTGGATTGCCGGTGACGATGTCCGCCGTGCTGATCGCCGATGGCGGGATCAGATCCCAGTTGACGACATCGCCGTAGGATTCGTTGATACGGACCCCGTTCATATAGACGGCCAGACCCTCGGGCGTGCCCGGCACCGGCGTCGCGGTTTCACCGCGGAAATCGACCGATTCGGAGAGCGGGCTGCCGATCTCGTCAGTGACCGAAACGCCGGGCGTCCGGCGCGCCAACGCATCTTGCAGCGTCGTTTGATTCACCGTGCTGATTTCTTCGCTCGTAAGCGTCTGCGTTTCGCTCGGCACATCCAGCGCGCTCGTACCTGCCCCGAGGGGCGTCGTTGCAACGACATCGACCGTCGGAAGCTCGCCGCTCGCCGCCTGCTGTGCGGCGGCATACGGGGCATAGAAAACCGTGGAGGATAGGGCGATCCAAAACGCCGATAGACACGGAATGCGAGAACGCTTGGAAATTAGCAGCATCAGTCCCCCCGGATATGCTCAAAATTCGGTCGCCGGCTTTTGCCGATTTCGCCCGATTCGTCTTTCACTATATCTGTAACGATAGGACATGATCGGCAGCCTCTCTAGTGCAAGTTGGCAACAGAGACTTCCTAAAACTTTGGAATTGCACGAAAAAATCCAATCGATGCGGGAATTATTCTCAATATTGTCGGGATAAAAAAGCAAACAAAATTGGCAAAGCGGGAAG
This Methylovirgula sp. DNA region includes the following protein-coding sequences:
- a CDS encoding TonB-dependent receptor, which encodes MLLISKRSRIPCLSAFWIALSSTVFYAPYAAAQQAASGELPTVDVVATTPLGAGTSALDVPSETQTLTSEEISTVNQTTLQDALARRTPGVSVTDEIGSPLSESVDFRGETATPVPGTPEGLAVYMNGVRINESYGDVVNWDLIPPSAISTADIVTGNPVFGLNALAGAVVMKMKNGFTWQGTEVDLQGGMDYTAQGSAQYGVNKGDWAYYVDVDGVRTNGFRYFGQSDAERAYGDIGYRAWNSELHLSMTGGADGLGVAGTTPLELANENRSAVFTTPQTTNTTAEMITLSDETHITPTLTFNGNAYFRSYAQAHHDGNISDFYHCTASSGEAGDHVCNDGDLVPDLADPLAGTGAPDGQPLGEIDSNWTRTLSTGATGQLTDTDKIFGHNNTITAGVSVDNGWTHFTGSSTLGTLPANFVVPFTNESINEPDDDISPADVRTQNTYIGIYVLDNFDITDRLSLHAGARFNDAIISLTDESGENPDLTGSHNFNRINPVVGATFKITPDISVYASYSEANRTPTPLELGCSSPDHPCQIDNFLVADPPLQQIVARTVEAGFKGSNAINWSWAPGRLDWSIAGYHTENQNDIYSVPSLVTGFGSYTNAGDTLREGVDVGATYTTARWDVYANYSYIQAKFLTPVLLSSPNNPFADGNGNIQVESGDNLPGIPTNKFKFGIDYEVLPGWKVGGDVVYRSSQYYFGDEINALPKIPGFATLDLRTSYQVNKDVQIYGLINNALNFRGATYGSLYETDSTQNQVNGAAPGVCDAGLFCSADARAITVAPPFEAMVGLKMTLNDAPPPSPPLVAKY
- a CDS encoding 30S ribosomal protein S2, with translation MSLPDFSMRGLLESGAHFGHQSHRWNPKMAPYIYGARNNIHIIDLAQTVPLLHQALKAVSDTVARGGRVLFVGTKRQAQDAIADAAKRSAQYYINSRWLGGMLTNWKTISGSIQRLRKVTETLETGGQGLTKKERLMLSRERDKLEKALGGIKDMGGTPDLIFVIDTNKEQLAIKEAARLHIPVAAILDTNSDPDGITFPIPGNDDAGRAITLYCDLVARAAIDGISRSRGESGLDIGAEVTPIAEDLPEPVASDADVKTEHFELLAAPRGAPDDLAKLHGVGPQVVKKLNDAGVFHYWQIAALTPDETKKLDQDLKLSGKIERDGWIEQAKSLTAAE
- the tsf gene encoding translation elongation factor Ts → MANVTAALVKELREKTGAGMMDCKTALSESNADLEAAVDWLRKKGLSKAAKKSGRVAAEGLIALAVDGNKGVAVEVNSETDFVARNEDFQKIARNIAEVALKSGLTDVEALKAAAYPDGGSVAEAITTGVATIGEHINLRRAAAVEVGQGVIGSYVHTPVADRLGKIGVLVGLESSGKTDVLAPLARLIALHVAAASPLAVDASGIDPEVVAREKKVLAEKNAGKPAHVLEKIVESGLKTYYKEVTLLEQPSIHAEHSNKTIGQVLKEAEGAAAAPVMLKAFVRYALGEGIEKQESDFAAEVAAASGQG